The Maridesulfovibrio hydrothermalis AM13 = DSM 14728 DNA window CATAGACAGCCTGAAAGCTTTGCATGCCAATAATTTCGGTGAGCGCGATGAAGACGTTACTGAAGTGGTTATGAAAACCAAGCCCTGCAAAATCGGCGGGGAAGGCGTTGTTTCCGGTGCTCCGGCATCCACTGGTTACGCAGTCGGCCCTGTTTATGCTCATCTGGCAACTCTGCCGGAAGTGAAGCGGACAGAAATTTCCGACACCGCTGCGGAAGTTGCTCGCCTTGATCAGGCTCTTGCCGCTGCGCTTTCTGATATCCAGACTTTACAGCGCGAGACTGAAAAAACCGCAGGTAAGGCTAATGCCGCAATTTTCGAAGTACACGGCCTGATCCTCGGTGACAAAGACATGCGTGACAAGGCTGTATCTGTTATCTCTGATGAAAAAATCAATGCTGAATTCGCATGGCTTCAGGTTATGAATAAGATGGCCTCTGATTATCGCGAACTTGATGATAGTTACATGCAGGCCCGTGCCGCAGATGTTATGGATTGCGGGGGACGGGTGTTACGTGTGCTGACTGGAGAAGATGAACAGGCCATCAAGCTTGAACATGAATCCATCATTGTTGCTCATGACCTCACTCCTTCCGATGTTGCTGGAATGGATCCCGAAAAAGTTCTGGGAATTGTGACCGAAATCGGTGGGACAACTTCCCATGCCGCCATTTTATCCCGTTCTATGGGTATTCCTGCTGTCATCGGCACTGGTGAATGCTTCCAGCAGATCTCAAGTGGGCAGATTATCGCTTTGGATGGCTTCGAAGGCATGGTCTGGACTTCACCAGATCAGGCTAAGCTGGATGAAATTTCTACCAGACGCAACAAGTGGCTGGCTGAATGTGAAGAAGCTAAAGCCAAAGGGGCAGCTCCGGCCAAAACTAAGGACGGAACTGAAATCATGGTCATGGGTAATATCGGCAACCCTTCCGATGCTCACCGTGTAGCGGAATACGGCGCAGAAGGTGCAGGACTGTTCCGGACCGAATTCCTTTTTCAAGATCGCGATCAGGAACCGGATGAAAATGAACAGTTTGAATCATACGTCGAAGCAGCCAAGGCTATGAATGGCAATCCGGTCATCATCCGTACTTTGGATATAGGCGGTGACAAACCTGTTAAATATCTTGATACGCCGGTGGAGGATAACCCGTTTCTAGGTGAACGCGGAGTGCGCTTCTGCATGGCTCGTCCTGAACTTTTCCGCACTCAACTGCGTGCCTTGCTGCGTGCAGCCAGTGAAGAAAATATTTGGATTATGTTCCCCATGATTTCCGGAGTGGAGGAGCTTAACAATGTACTTGCGTTTCAGGATGAGGTCAGAAAAGGCCTTATGGCTGAGGGCATAAAAATTATTGATAAAGTCAAGACCGGAATTATGATTGAAGTTCCTTCTGCTGTAGCAGAAGCTGAAAAATTGGGCGCTATCTGTGATTTTTTCAGTATCGGTACCAATGACCTGACCCAGTATGTTATGGCGGCAGACCGTGGTAACAAGGCTGTTGCTGAAATTTGTGACAGTTTAAATCCCGCTGTATTACGTATGATTAAGATGACCTGTGACGCCGCTAAGACAACAGGAATAGAAGTTGGCATGTGCGGTGAACTGGCAGGTAACAGCAAAGCATCAGCGTTACTGCTCGGACTGGGACTGAATGAATTGAGCATGAGCGGGCCTTCCATACCTGAAGTAAAGGAAGCCATCCGTGCGGTGTCAATGAATGATTGCCATGCGCTGGCTGAAAAGGCACTGGCTGCAAATTCCGGCGATGAAGTGCGAGAACTGCTATAGTAACTAGGCGGTCAGCAAAGTTGGCTTTAAAACCAACTTTGCTGACAAATCAAAACAGCCAGACTGCTTACTGATAAAAACCCCAGACGCTGCAGAGTCAGAAATTGCGTAAATTTCATAATTGATGCGCGATGGCCCGTTTTTTTGTTTTGGTGTACCCTTTCTTTGATGTAAGCTCAAACAGCGGCTGCCCCTACCATACATGGATTAATGCATATTTTCGCTTCTTACTATTAGATCGATCTTTAATAGTCATTTAATAAACCCTTCTGCCAGATCTGGCTTGAGGTAAAGTTCTCTAAATGATTTGTGGTCGTTCAGCCCAAAACAGCTTGAAGCTCGTCACGGCTCATTTCACCAGAAATTATTTATATCAATACCTTAACTTGGGGGCTTACTTGGGGATCGGCAAGGGCAAACTTCATCCTTCTGCGCTTCACTCATGCTCAATCTCCCGATGCTTTTATGTAGCTTCCCCCCCCCTCTCAACTGGGATTTTTTACAAACCAGATAACAATTAAGGAAAATATCCGACAATCCACATAGATAACGGAAAAGGAAAATTTGAGCTTAATCAAACCTTTTCACTTTTTCGATTTTATGGAGAAGAGCATGGGGAAGGCAGATTTTGGAAAAGTAAAAGGGTGCTAGACTATTAATCTAACACCCTGTATTTACTCTGGTAGGCCACCAAGGACTTGAACCTTGAACCAACGGATTAAGAGTCCGCTGCTCTACCAATTGAGCTAGTGACCCATGTGGTGAGAAATCGGTTTAGATATCTTCTCACCGGATGTCAACAATATTTTTAAATTTTATCACAAAAAAGGCACATTAATGCGCTTAAAGTTACTTTTTTTATTTTTTTTCAGCTTTCTTCTTTCAATCGGAGCTATTTACCCGCAAACAGCTCTAACTGCCCAGAATAAGAATCCTAATCTGAGCACTACCTGGAAACTTTATCGCTTAAACCTCGAAGATCAAGCTACAGTCAGTTTGCAGACCGATGTTTTAGCGGCTTTAATCCTTGAAACAAAGAATGGCTGGTACACATATTCCCACAAGCCGGGAAAAATGGGCCAGCCCACCACGCTCAAAGCCAGCTTTATGCCGGGCAATATCGTGCTTACCCCCCTTTACCTGCCGGGTAAGCTTAAAGATGACCCTTTCAACAAAGGCAGCAAGATCGGCACGTATTCCGATCCTACTCCTATTTTTATTCCGGTCCCCTCCACTTCAAAGTCATTCACCTTGAAAACACAACTTTCACTGCTTATGTGCTCGCCGACCGCCTGCCAGCCCTTCAAAGCAGACCTTAACTTTCTAGGCATGGTAGTTTCACCGGACAAACTGCCCGAAGCCAATGCACAGGCATGGTGGCCGCAATTTGTTAAATCACGCTCAGGAGCAGATAAGGGAAAAATATCCCTCAAAAATATCACTGCCCAGATAAAAGCCGGCGCAAAACAAACAGTCAAAGCTGAATTGGAAAAAGAATCTCCTGCGCTAAGCACAGAAACAGTCGCTCCGGTTACTGGAAAAATGCCAGCTCCCCAACCGGCGCAGGGTTTCTCACTCACCGATTTAAAACCGCAATCTTTCACACCGGGCCTTGAGGTTACTGACCTTACTACAGCGATCCTATTCGGTTTGCTGGCTGGTTTTTTACTCAATTTCATGCCCTGCGTTCTTCCGGTCATCAGTCTGAAATTATCCACCCTGCTTGCCGGAGCGCAGCATTCAAGTGCAGATGAACAAAAACGTAGCTTCCGCGAACATAACATCTTTTTCGCCCTTGGCATCCTGCTCTACTTCGGCCTGCTGAGCGGTATACTGGGCTTCACGGGCATGGCATGGGGGCAGATTTTTCAAAAACCGCCCATTGTCATAGGGTTGACCGGAATTGTCTTTGCACTAAGTCTGAGCCTTTTCGGATTATTTAATCTCCCGGTAGTTGACTTAAAGATCGACAGCCACACCACCGGCCCACGCAGGCAGGCTCTTTTCACCGGAATACTTGCCACCCTGCTGGCTACTCCATGCAGCGGACCATTCCTCGGCGGAGTGCTCGGCTGGGCAATGGTACAGCAACATTATGTCATCAGTTCAGTTTTTCTGAGTGTGGGCGCAGGCATGGCTCTTCCATATCTGATAATGGCAGTTTTTCCGGCACTGGCAACCAAGTTTCCCAAACCGGGAGCATGGACTGTCTGGATCGAGCGCGCAGCAGGCTTTTTTCTCGCCGGAACATGCATTTATCTGCTCAGCATTCTACCGGAAAATATGTTTATCCCCACCCTTATTTTTATGTGGTTCACCTCGGTCGCCGCGTGGATGTGGGGACTTGCTGCGGGCAGTGACAGCAAGGGCGGCATGTACCTTTTGCGCATAGCAGCACTTTGCTTGTGCCTTGCAGCCGGATTTTGGGCATCAACGCCGCCAGTTCGTACAGCGCACTGGATTAATTTCCAGCAGGAAGACTTCACTGCCCGTCTTGGTAAAGAACCGATGCTGGTTGAATTTACAGCTGATTGGTGTCCGTCATGCAAAGTTCTGGAACAAACGACACTCACTCCGACAAACCTGAATCGCTGGCAGGAAAAATACGGACTGGTTTACATAAAAGTGGACCTGACATCACCGGATAAGAGCGCAGATGCATTTTTGCGAGCACTCGGCAGCAGCTCGATTCCTCTTGCAGCCATATTCAATACCGGTGAGGATTCAAAATCTCCAACGGTGATCAGAGACCTGTACACCACCGGACAAATGGATGATGCACTGGAACAAACTCTCAAATAGAATTTATGGCCGGAATACCTCGGTATTCCGGCCATTTTTACTTTAAAATTACTGCCACGAGTCCCCTGCCCGCAATTTGCGAAATTTAGCGTCGCAAGTCTGAAAATTTTTTATTTTGACTGAAGCTAAGCACGAACTCATTTATTTAAGCTCGACTTAATCCGGTCGTCAGCTTCTTGCCCCTTTACGGCAGGGCTTCTGTCAGTTATCTATTTTGATTCGATATCCAATTATCAAATTTAAATTCAGAAAATATAAAGGAAGCATATGCTCAACTTTCAACTTTTCATTCCTACCCGTATAATTTTCGGCCCCGGCAAACTGGCCGAGCTGGCAACAACTCCCAATCTGCCTAAAGGTGACAAAGCCATGATCGTCATCGGCGAATCAGGCGCAATGATTACAAACGGCTATCTCGACAAAGTTCAAGCTGCGCTGGCCAAACAGAATGTTTCAACCTTGGTTTTTGATAAAATTTCTCCCAATCCCCAGTCTGACCAGATAGATGAAGCAGCAAAAATCGCCCGCGATAAAAAGATTGATTTCATCGTAGCCCTCGGTGGCGGCTCAACAATCGATGCAGCCAAAGCGATAGCTCTGCTGCTCACCAATGTTGGTAAATGCTGGGATTACATCCAGTCCGGCTCCGGCGGTGGTATTAATGCTGAAAATCCTGCAGCACCGCTTATCGCCATCCCCACCACTTCCGGTACAGGTTCCGAAGCGGATCAATGGGCTGTTATCAACAAGTCAGGCGGAGCAGAAAAAATCAGCCTCGGCAATGATTCAACTTTTCCGGCAATGTCTATAGTCGACCCCGAACTGATGATCAGTGTGCCGCCCCGCATGACCGCATACACAGGTATCGATGCTTTTTTCCATGCCGTTGAGACATTTGTCTCCACCAAGCATCAACCTGTGAGTGATATGCTCGCCCTTGAGTCAGTCCACCTCATCAGCAACTACCTGCCCATGGCAATTGCCGAAGGCGACAACATTGAAGGGCGTACAGTTATGGCATGGGCCAGCACTGCCGCAGGTATGTGTGAAACCCTGTCCCGCTGTATTTCCCAGCATTCTTTAGAGCATGCATTAAGTGCAAAGTATCCTACGCTGCCGCACGGTCTCGGCCTTGCAAAGCTCTCTGTTCCATATTTCAAACGCCTCATTCCCGGAAGCCCTGACCGTTTCGAAGACCTCGCCATGGCCATGGGCTATGATACCCAGTCCATTGATGAAAACATGCGTGCGACAATCTTTCTCGAAGGATTACGCAATCTGCTCGAACGTACCGGATTCAACGACGAGTCACTCAAAACATACGGAGCAAAAGAGGAAGATGTGCCCGAACTTGTCGCTATAGCCTACGAAACTATGGGTAAACTTTTCGACTTCACTCCCACTGATATGACTCAGGAAGACCTCGAATGCATCATGTCCGAGGCTATTGCGAGTTAATGAGTCGTTAAAATTTTGCATTACAGGGCCTCCGGTGGATCAGTTACCCTTTTGCTTTGAAGCGATCAGCTTTAAAATTAAAGGATCTTCCTTCCGGAGGCTTAAACTCTTTATCGAGAAAGTGTTTATTCCGCTGTCACGACCCTCAGGACTCGCAGAAAGGCAGCTTTCCCAAAGGGTGAACGTCAAAATTGCAAAAAAAAACGATTAAAGCTGAGGATTAATACCTCCTGCCTCCCGCTTTGCATAAAAGCGCAAGCCTCCTGAACTTTAACAGTAGACAAAAGCTTACATTTATTTATAAATTATTGACAATTGGAAGACCTTGGTTGTTGACATTTAAGTCTTCCCATTTATAAATATAAGTGCGGACAATTAAAGAGTTCTGGAAAAGGGATGGGGAATCCTAAAGCCTGTGAAGGGATGGGTGGAGTATGCATGACTAAGAAAAGCAGAAAAATAGTTCAATGTCCGTTTTGCGACAGCAACCGTTTATATTTCAGACGGGGGCTAGTTTCTGACGTGCTTATTTCTCTGCTGCTCCCGCTCAAATCGTACACATGTGGCTCATGCAGCCGCAGCTTTCGCCGCTTTGGCAACTACTTCACCAGTAAACAGGCTCTCGTACATGTTTTCGGCCTGCTGGCTATTTTGGCATTGATCAATCCACAGGCACTAAATCCTCAGAACTGGTTCCTCGAAGAACAGAAAATTGAAGTCAAAACTACAGATACAGAAAAAGCTGCATACGACCTTTCCGTTGAACAGGAAAATCCACTCTTAGAAACAACTGCCGTTACGGATATTCCTCTACTGAGTATGGCCATTACAAACTCAACAAACAGCTCTTTCATTGTTGAAAATGGCACAATTTCAGTTATAAGCAATGCTACAAACAGCACATTTACAAAGAACATCCCTACGGCCAATACAACTTCTTCGACCATACTCAGTTTTAATGGAACAGATGTTATAAATGCCACAGAACATGTGGAAAAAGAACAGATCACAAAGAGTACGCCTGAACCAGTTGAAGAAAAACACGGATTACAAAACGGCAAGCTGAAATCTATCTACTTCAAAGCGGTGGACGGTAAAACAAGAATTAATCTGGACCTTGGCGGTTCACCTTTGTCATACACGTCCTTTTTCCTGCGCACTCCGGACAGGCTGGTCGTGGATATACATGGCAACTGGGACTATTTCGGCCCGACGACCCTGAAACCGGAAAACCCTATTTTCTCAAAATTCAGGATCGGAATCTACGATGATAAAATCCGTATGGTAATGGACCTTAAAGGCCAGACACCTGCTCCCGTGATCACTAAAACCGGAACAGGCCTTAATATTGATGTAAAATAATTTCCCTGACCGGGAAAAAGAAAAGGCCCCCGAAGGGGCCGTCTGTAAAATATCCAAAGGCTCTTTAATCTATATAAATGATATCAAAATCATCACCGGTGATGCAGCGTCCGCCATCTTTAGTTACCTCAAAGGTATTTTCTACACCGACCATACCTACACCGGCAATCCCCTGCTTGGGTTCGAGAGCGAAAACCATTCCTTCCTCGATAGGTAAATCAAAACCCTTTGCGATGGGAGGAAAACCGTCAACGGTCAGCCCTATTCCATGCCCGATGAAAGGAACCTTGCATTCGCCAATACCCATAAACCCGTCTGTATACCCGTACTTCTGAGCCTGCTCGATAAGCATTGAATAGATGTCACTGACGATAACTCCGGGTTTCAGGTTTTCAGCTGCAAGGGTTTGCATATCCTGACAGAAAAGCTGCGCATCAAGCACTTCTTTAGGAATGGAGTCCTTGGAGCCGGCCCAATAAACCTGTGTTTTATCAGTGTGATATCCCTCAAGAACAAAACCTGCATCAACGGAGAGAGGCGAATTCATATCCCACATTTTTTCCGCGCTGCCCATATAAGGCGAAACAGGATGCACGCCGCGTAAACCGAGCGGGCCATTAAAAGAACTGGGGTAAATACCTGAATCTCCAGCCGAAACATGACCGAGGAAAATTTCTTCACCGAAAGTCTGCATACGCATATGGCCTTCGTGTCCAAGTTCGAAAAAAATATTCCAGATATATTTAGAAACTTCCATCTCGCTGATGCCGGGATCGAGGACTTCAGGCAGCACATCATAAAGCGCGATATTATGAAGTTCGCCGACTCTGCGCATTATTTCAAGCTCCCACTCAGACTTAACTGCACGGGCAAGGGCAAGAACCTTATCACCGGGAACAAATTTGACTTCAGGCATACGTGAAGTAAGCATTTCTCCAAGCTGCCAGGTAAGCCCTGCGGTTTCGGCTCCGATAATGTCAGACAGCGGTTGTCCAGCTTCTCTGGCAAGCGGCGAAATATCCTTGAAAGATTTAAATGGTACGATATTCCTGCAGGTACTTTCAATTCGCGCCCGCGAAATGGACCTGCGTACGAAAAGGACCGGCTCGCCTTCAAGCGGAAGCCATACAGCACCATTGACAAATGAACCGGAGAGGTAATAAATTTGCAACCGCGAAAAGCAAAGCATTCCGCCTGCGTCAGGTGCAACTTCAGCTAAAAAACGGCGGCACTTTGCCCAGCGTGCTTCAAGTTCACTGCGGGGAACAACAATATTTGAACTCATATCATTCATTGTGATACTCTCCTAAAAGTGTAAGCTATAAATATTACGGATTTTCAAGTAGATAAAAAAGTACCCTTATTTAAATGAGGGCAAAAGAGAACTTTGCAAGTAATCGGGCTTTACTGTAGCATGCACAAACTTTAACCGCCCGCGGAGAACATAATATGCTGCTGTTTGATGAAAAAAAGCTAGCCGCACTTCTTGATGAGGTCAAGGTTATTGCCGTAATCGGTGCAGTTGATAAACCCGGACGGCCTGTTGATATGGTCGGCCGTTATCTTATTGAAGCAGGTCTTAAAGTTATTCCGGTTCACCCTAAAAGACAGGATGTATGGGGAGTTAAGACCTATAAATCCATACTTGATATTCCTGAACCGATTGACATTGTCGATGTGTTCAGGGCGCCGCAGTTCTGTCCGGCCCACGCACAGGAATGCCTGCAACTTGATACACTGCCCGGTACTTTCTGGATGCAGCAGGGAATTTTCAGCCCTGAAGCCAGAGAGCTGTTGTCCAATAAAAATATTACCGTCATCGAAGATAGATGTTTGATGGTTGACCATAAAAGATTAGCAGGCAAAAAATAATGATTCAGGCTTTTGAATGTAAGATGTGCGGCCATTGCTGCCAAGGCGAAGGCGGCATTATCATGACTGCCGGTGATAGAAAAAGACTCGCTGATTTTCTAGGAATGTCTGAAGAAGATATGGTCAAAGAATACAGTGAAACAGTTAACGGTAAAATCCGCCTCCAATCCAGAGAAGACGGGTACTGTGTTTTTTTTAATGAAGGGTGCGGAGTTCATCCGGGCCGCCCTGATATATGCCGTGCATGGCCTTTTTTCCGAGGCAACCTGATTGATGAAATGAGCTGGGAAATGATTCAGGACTACTGTCCGGGCATTAACAAAGATGCCGGACACAAACAGTTTGTAATTCAAGGTAAAGAATACATAAAAAAAGAGGGACTGCGTCAGCATGATCCTGATGTAGCCCCTAACGCTCTCATCACTGAAGACGACTAAATCACACTATGAACACCAGACAAGCACAGAGCATTTTAAAAGTTGGGTCGGGCGCCAGCGAAGAAGACGTTAAACGTTCTTTCCGCAAACTTGCTTTCAGCATGCACCCGGATCTGAACCCCAGCCCTGATGCAGCTCAGGAGTTCCGTAAACTTAATGAAGCATACGTCTTCCTCAGAAATGTCGCAGGGAACAGTTCCTCCAGAAAAACATCAGCCGGACAAACCTGCGAGGCTCACCAGAAGACAGATTTCAAATCCCGGACAGACCGTAAAACTGCCTCTGACGGTGCAAAAGCTTATCAGAAACAACAGAGCAAACCCCACGCTGAAACACGTAAAAATACCACATCTAATGCACAGCAGAGCCGTTACTTTTTCCAAAAAGAAGAAGACGTTTTAAAAGATATTTTAAACGACCCTTTTGCCCGTCAGGTATTTGAAGATATCTACAGCCAGATAAGCAAGGATAAGCCCTTCCAAAAAGCAGCCGCTCCGGTCAAAGACCGCAAGCTCAATTTGAGCTGGGGTGAAAAAACAGCTTCTGTAGACGTATCATCCGGCCTGAAGGACGGGATAAAATCGTGGATGAAAGGACAGATGGATGATGAACAAACCGTCTACTTTCCTGCCGCTACACTCATTCCCGGACGCAATATCCGCATCACTATTCAGCAGGGTATCCGCAAAAAAGTAAAAACACTCGAAATAACCCTGCCCCGCGACTTCGTGATAGGCCGCGCCATAAGGCTCAAAGGTCAAGGCAGGCACTTAGGTCCATTCAAAGGCGATCTGTATCTTCGCATAATGGCTAAATAAGTTTTCATCCCGTTTACGGCCCTGCCTTCTGCAACAAAATTCTATTGTTTCTACATTTTCTCTTGTTTTCCTTTGATTTTTTTACTAGCCCCTATAGATAGAACAGAACCGTAATACTCTGCCTATGGGCAGCCGTTCTTCCAGATGTATTTCTGCATCACGGAAAATATACACCCTCATTCTTGAATATAATGTTCTGCGGTTCAATATGAATTTAAAAACCTTAAGGGGGCCCCTCTCATGCTGGCTATTCTTGACTACAAGGCCGGAAACCAGACCAGTGTTCAGCGCGCGCTGAATAAGCTTGGAATTCCCAACGAAATCACTTCGGATAAAGATAAGCTGTCCAAAGCCACAGGGATAATCTTCCCGGGCGTAGGCGCAGCAGGACAGGCTATGGATGAACTCACATCCGGCGGGCTTGATGAACTTCTCAAAGGTCTCGTGCAACAGAAAAAGCCATTGCTAGGTATCTGTGTCGGTTGTCAGATTCTTCTCGACTACAGTGAAGAAAACAACACAAAAGCACTTTCTGTCATCCCCGGTGAATGCCGCCTGTTCAATCCTTCATGGGAAGATTACGAAGGCGTGCCCATCAGAGTTCCCCATATGGGCTGGAACCAGATTGAACTAAAGCAGGACTGTATACTTTTCAAAGACATAGATCCCGAATCATATTTCTATTTTGTTCACAGCTACTATCCTGCTCCCGAAGAAAAATTCATCATCGGTGAAACAACATACGGCCGCCCATTCTGCTCGCTGCATGGTCGCGAAGGACTGTGGGCTGTACAATTTCACCCTGAAAAAAGCGGTAATCCCGGCCTGAAAATGCTCTCTAATTTCTACGAATACTGCAAGGAGGTTTCCGGTGCTTAGTAAAAGAATCATACCTTGCCTGGATGTAAGGAACGGAATCCTCACCAAGGGCGTTAAATTCGAAAACAACGTAGATATCGGCGATCCCGTCGAAACTGCCAAGCTCTATTATGAGCAGGGCGCAGACGAAATCGTATTCTACGATATCACAGCCTCTTCCGAAGGACGCGGTATTTTTTTAGATGTTGTTGAACGTGTTGCTTCAGAAATTTTTATTCCTTTCTCTGTTGGCGGCGGCATCAATTCCGTTGAGGACATGCGCGCAGTTCTGCTCGCCGGAGCCGAAAAAGTTTCCGTGAACTCAGGTGCTGTGAAAAATCCTGACATCATCAGCGAAGGGGCAGCAGCTTTCGGTTCTCAGTGCATCGTACTGGGCATGGACGTAAAACGCGTTCCTGTCACCGAACAGATTCCATCCGGTTTCGAAATTGTTATCAACGGCGGACGTAAATTCATGGGCATCGATGCTCTAGAATGGGCCAAAACCTGCGAAGCACTTGGAGCAGGTGAAATCTGCCTTAACTCCATTGATGCAGACGGAACCAAAGATGGTTACGACCTTGAATTGACAAAGCTCATATCTGAAAGTGTGCAAGTGCCGGTTATCGCCTCAGGCGGAGCCGGACATCCACAGCATATGGTTGACGCGGTGACTAAAGGGCGTGCTTCCGCTGCGCTCATAGCCTCCATCGTTCACTACGGCGAATATACGATTCCCGACCTTAAAGAGTATATGACCTCCAAAGGCGTGCGCATGCGTAGCAGCTGGTAGAAAAATTGTGCCTTCGGCGATTTTTCAAAA harbors:
- the ptsP gene encoding phosphoenolpyruvate--protein phosphotransferase; the encoded protein is MVGLVIVSHSQTLAQGVLELAEQMTRGSVVMEAAGGIDDPDNPIGTDPMKVMMAIESVAAQSEEGVLVIMDLGSALMSAETALDFLPDEVKKKVLLCSAPIVEGTMAAAVQASVGASLKEVSAEAGAALNVKIEQLAPITGESVQTSGPAQEEVLEGENISIDLPIMNKMGLHARPAANIVAEAGKFKSTIQIRKDDKTASAKSINQVALLAVKNGETITVTATGPDAQLAIDSLKALHANNFGERDEDVTEVVMKTKPCKIGGEGVVSGAPASTGYAVGPVYAHLATLPEVKRTEISDTAAEVARLDQALAAALSDIQTLQRETEKTAGKANAAIFEVHGLILGDKDMRDKAVSVISDEKINAEFAWLQVMNKMASDYRELDDSYMQARAADVMDCGGRVLRVLTGEDEQAIKLEHESIIVAHDLTPSDVAGMDPEKVLGIVTEIGGTTSHAAILSRSMGIPAVIGTGECFQQISSGQIIALDGFEGMVWTSPDQAKLDEISTRRNKWLAECEEAKAKGAAPAKTKDGTEIMVMGNIGNPSDAHRVAEYGAEGAGLFRTEFLFQDRDQEPDENEQFESYVEAAKAMNGNPVIIRTLDIGGDKPVKYLDTPVEDNPFLGERGVRFCMARPELFRTQLRALLRAASEENIWIMFPMISGVEELNNVLAFQDEVRKGLMAEGIKIIDKVKTGIMIEVPSAVAEAEKLGAICDFFSIGTNDLTQYVMAADRGNKAVAEICDSLNPAVLRMIKMTCDAAKTTGIEVGMCGELAGNSKASALLLGLGLNELSMSGPSIPEVKEAIRAVSMNDCHALAEKALAANSGDEVRELL
- a CDS encoding protein-disulfide reductase DsbD family protein, which codes for MRLKLLFLFFFSFLLSIGAIYPQTALTAQNKNPNLSTTWKLYRLNLEDQATVSLQTDVLAALILETKNGWYTYSHKPGKMGQPTTLKASFMPGNIVLTPLYLPGKLKDDPFNKGSKIGTYSDPTPIFIPVPSTSKSFTLKTQLSLLMCSPTACQPFKADLNFLGMVVSPDKLPEANAQAWWPQFVKSRSGADKGKISLKNITAQIKAGAKQTVKAELEKESPALSTETVAPVTGKMPAPQPAQGFSLTDLKPQSFTPGLEVTDLTTAILFGLLAGFLLNFMPCVLPVISLKLSTLLAGAQHSSADEQKRSFREHNIFFALGILLYFGLLSGILGFTGMAWGQIFQKPPIVIGLTGIVFALSLSLFGLFNLPVVDLKIDSHTTGPRRQALFTGILATLLATPCSGPFLGGVLGWAMVQQHYVISSVFLSVGAGMALPYLIMAVFPALATKFPKPGAWTVWIERAAGFFLAGTCIYLLSILPENMFIPTLIFMWFTSVAAWMWGLAAGSDSKGGMYLLRIAALCLCLAAGFWASTPPVRTAHWINFQQEDFTARLGKEPMLVEFTADWCPSCKVLEQTTLTPTNLNRWQEKYGLVYIKVDLTSPDKSADAFLRALGSSSIPLAAIFNTGEDSKSPTVIRDLYTTGQMDDALEQTLK
- a CDS encoding CoA-binding protein — translated: MLLFDEKKLAALLDEVKVIAVIGAVDKPGRPVDMVGRYLIEAGLKVIPVHPKRQDVWGVKTYKSILDIPEPIDIVDVFRAPQFCPAHAQECLQLDTLPGTFWMQQGIFSPEARELLSNKNITVIEDRCLMVDHKRLAGKK
- a CDS encoding iron-containing alcohol dehydrogenase gives rise to the protein MLNFQLFIPTRIIFGPGKLAELATTPNLPKGDKAMIVIGESGAMITNGYLDKVQAALAKQNVSTLVFDKISPNPQSDQIDEAAKIARDKKIDFIVALGGGSTIDAAKAIALLLTNVGKCWDYIQSGSGGGINAENPAAPLIAIPTTSGTGSEADQWAVINKSGGAEKISLGNDSTFPAMSIVDPELMISVPPRMTAYTGIDAFFHAVETFVSTKHQPVSDMLALESVHLISNYLPMAIAEGDNIEGRTVMAWASTAAGMCETLSRCISQHSLEHALSAKYPTLPHGLGLAKLSVPYFKRLIPGSPDRFEDLAMAMGYDTQSIDENMRATIFLEGLRNLLERTGFNDESLKTYGAKEEDVPELVAIAYETMGKLFDFTPTDMTQEDLECIMSEAIAS
- a CDS encoding DnaJ domain-containing protein, which produces MNTRQAQSILKVGSGASEEDVKRSFRKLAFSMHPDLNPSPDAAQEFRKLNEAYVFLRNVAGNSSSRKTSAGQTCEAHQKTDFKSRTDRKTASDGAKAYQKQQSKPHAETRKNTTSNAQQSRYFFQKEEDVLKDILNDPFARQVFEDIYSQISKDKPFQKAAAPVKDRKLNLSWGEKTASVDVSSGLKDGIKSWMKGQMDDEQTVYFPAATLIPGRNIRITIQQGIRKKVKTLEITLPRDFVIGRAIRLKGQGRHLGPFKGDLYLRIMAK
- a CDS encoding YkgJ family cysteine cluster protein, with the translated sequence MIQAFECKMCGHCCQGEGGIIMTAGDRKRLADFLGMSEEDMVKEYSETVNGKIRLQSREDGYCVFFNEGCGVHPGRPDICRAWPFFRGNLIDEMSWEMIQDYCPGINKDAGHKQFVIQGKEYIKKEGLRQHDPDVAPNALITEDD
- a CDS encoding AMIN domain-containing protein yields the protein MTKKSRKIVQCPFCDSNRLYFRRGLVSDVLISLLLPLKSYTCGSCSRSFRRFGNYFTSKQALVHVFGLLAILALINPQALNPQNWFLEEQKIEVKTTDTEKAAYDLSVEQENPLLETTAVTDIPLLSMAITNSTNSSFIVENGTISVISNATNSTFTKNIPTANTTSSTILSFNGTDVINATEHVEKEQITKSTPEPVEEKHGLQNGKLKSIYFKAVDGKTRINLDLGGSPLSYTSFFLRTPDRLVVDIHGNWDYFGPTTLKPENPIFSKFRIGIYDDKIRMVMDLKGQTPAPVITKTGTGLNIDVK
- a CDS encoding M24 family metallopeptidase, giving the protein MNDMSSNIVVPRSELEARWAKCRRFLAEVAPDAGGMLCFSRLQIYYLSGSFVNGAVWLPLEGEPVLFVRRSISRARIESTCRNIVPFKSFKDISPLAREAGQPLSDIIGAETAGLTWQLGEMLTSRMPEVKFVPGDKVLALARAVKSEWELEIMRRVGELHNIALYDVLPEVLDPGISEMEVSKYIWNIFFELGHEGHMRMQTFGEEIFLGHVSAGDSGIYPSSFNGPLGLRGVHPVSPYMGSAEKMWDMNSPLSVDAGFVLEGYHTDKTQVYWAGSKDSIPKEVLDAQLFCQDMQTLAAENLKPGVIVSDIYSMLIEQAQKYGYTDGFMGIGECKVPFIGHGIGLTVDGFPPIAKGFDLPIEEGMVFALEPKQGIAGVGMVGVENTFEVTKDGGRCITGDDFDIIYID